The DNA sequence CAAGGCCATCGCGACCCAGACCAACATGCTGGCCCTCAACGCCGCCATCGAAGCGGCGCGGGCCGGCGAGCAGGGCCGCGGCTTCGGGGTGGTGGCCGCCGAGGTCCGCAAGCTGTCCATCCAGGTGGCACAGGCGGCGGTGACCACCGAGGGCACCGTGAAAGACGTGCTCAGGCGCGTCGGGGCCACCCACGAGACCATGACCCGCGTCGGAGCGGCCAGCACGGCCGCGCGCGGCGCCGCGCGCACCGTCAGCGAGGGCCTGAAGAGCGTCGCCGATTCGGCCCACGAGTCCGACCGGTTCACCCAGGACATCAGCGCCGCCGCCGCCGAGTCCGAGACCCTCGTGACCGAGATCGCGCGCCGGCTCGAGGAGCTCGCCCGCAGCACCGACAGCTTCGCGGCCTCGGCGGAGCAGATCGCCGCCTCGTCCCAGGAGCAGAGCGCCGCCACGGAGGAGATCGCGGCCTCGGCGCAGGCGCTCGCCACCGCCGCGGACAAGCTGACCTCCGCGGTGCAGACGTTCCGCCTGGTCTGAAAAAACCCGCGGGGGCGGCCGTCGCCGCCCCCGCTCCCAGCCCCGACCCGCCCGCCCTACTTCGGGAACGCCGCCAGGTTCACCGCGGCACTGAAATCGCTTCGCAGCAGTGCGTCTCCCAGCGCCGACGCGATCTCGGTGGCCACGCGCGCCTGCGCCTCCGCCGTGGAGGCCGCGAGGTGTGGGGTCAGCAGCACGTTGGGGGCCGCGCGCAGCACCGAGTCGGCCGGCAGCGGCTCCGGGTCGTAGACGTCCAGCGCGGCCCCACCCACCCGGCCGTCCTGCAGGGCCTTCACCAGGGCCGCGTCGTCGATCAAGGCGCCACGCGCCGTGTTGATGATCAGGACCCCCTTCTTCACCAGGCTGAGCCGGCGGTCGTCCAGCATGTGCCGGGTGCTCGCGTTGAGCTTGACGTGCAGGCTCAACACGTCCGCGCGCTGGATCAGGACGTCGAGCGGGATCAGGTCCAGTCCCAGCAGCTCCGCCTGCTCGGCCGTGATCCCCGGATCGTAGCCCACCGCCGTCATCCCGAATCCCCTGGCGATGGACGCGACGCGGCTGCCGATCCGCCCCAGTCCCAGGAGGCCCAGCGTCTTGCCGCGCAGCTCCGAGCCCTCGAACGACTTGCGGTCCCACTTGCCCGCCGCCAGCGAAGCCGCGGCCGGCGCCACCTTGCGGGCGAGCGCCAGCATCAGCGCGAAGGTGTACTCCGCGACGCTGTTCGAGTTGGCGCCGGGCGCGGTCAGGACCGGGATCTTCCGCCGCGACGCCTCGTCCACGTCGATGGTGTCCGTGCCCATGCCGGCGCGGGCGATGACCTTGAGCTTGGGCGCCTTGGCGATCATCGCCGCCGTCACCTTGGTCTCGCTGCGCACCACCAGCGCCACCGCTTCACCGAGGGCCTTCTCGAGCACCTCCGGCGCCTTCCCGGCGGTCTCCACCACCTCGCAGCCCTCCATCGCCCGCAGCATGTCGAGCCCGGCCTTGCCGAGGCGATCCGCCACAACGATGCGGTCAGGCACTCTTCAACACCTCCTCCAGGGCGCCGAGGAGCTTCTCCACCTCGGCGACGGTGTGATCACCCATGTGGCCGATGCGAATCGTGCCGTCCTTGAGGTTGCCGTATCCGGCCCCGATCGTGTAGCCGAACTTCGCGTCCATCGCCTTGGCGACCGCGCCGCCCAGGGCCTTGCCCCCCTCCGGGAGCTTGAGGCAGGACACGGTCCAGGATCGCCGGCCCTCCTTCGGCAGGTACGTCAGGCCCAGCTTGGCGCCGGCTTCCTTGGCGACCCACTTCTCCACCCGCTCGCGCATCGCGTTGTGCCGGGCCCAGCGCTTCTCGATGCCGCCCTCGGCCGCGATGCGCTTGAGCTGCGCCTCCAGCGCGTACATGAGCGACAGCGCCGGCGTGTACGGCGTCTGCTTCTTCCGGATCGCGCCGTCGTAGGCCAGGAGGTCGAGATAGATGCCGCGGTCCGGCAGCGTCTTCGCCCGCTCCAGCATCCGCGGCGAGGCGACGCCGAGCGCGAGGCCGGGCGGGAGGGCGAGCGCCTTCTGCGAGCCGGTGAGCACGAAGTCGAGACCCCAGGCGTCGGTCTCGACCGGCGAGCCGGCGAGCGAGGTGACCGCGTCCACCAGGAAGAACACGTCGGCATTGGCGAGCACCACCTGCGCGATCTCGCCGATCGGATTCAGCACCCCGGTCGAGGTCTCGGAGTGCGCGGCGGTCACGGCGTCCGCGCCGGAGCCCTCGAGCAGCTTCTTCACCTGCTCCGCTTCGAACGCCTGGCCGAGCGGCACCTCGACCTTCAC is a window from the Gemmatimonadales bacterium genome containing:
- a CDS encoding alanine--glyoxylate aminotransferase family protein, with protein sequence MTAPFGKFFLPGPTEVLPEVAQAQTLPMIGHRGAKTEALLERLDAPLRAAFRTVNPVYIAATSATGLMEAAIRNGVRRKVLCLVNGSFSERFAKIAAACGKEVVKVEVPLGQAFEAEQVKKLLEGSGADAVTAAHSETSTGVLNPIGEIAQVVLANADVFFLVDAVTSLAGSPVETDAWGLDFVLTGSQKALALPPGLALGVASPRMLERAKTLPDRGIYLDLLAYDGAIRKKQTPYTPALSLMYALEAQLKRIAAEGGIEKRWARHNAMRERVEKWVAKEAGAKLGLTYLPKEGRRSWTVSCLKLPEGGKALGGAVAKAMDAKFGYTIGAGYGNLKDGTIRIGHMGDHTVAEVEKLLGALEEVLKSA
- a CDS encoding hydroxyacid dehydrogenase produces the protein MPDRIVVADRLGKAGLDMLRAMEGCEVVETAGKAPEVLEKALGEAVALVVRSETKVTAAMIAKAPKLKVIARAGMGTDTIDVDEASRRKIPVLTAPGANSNSVAEYTFALMLALARKVAPAAASLAAGKWDRKSFEGSELRGKTLGLLGLGRIGSRVASIARGFGMTAVGYDPGITAEQAELLGLDLIPLDVLIQRADVLSLHVKLNASTRHMLDDRRLSLVKKGVLIINTARGALIDDAALVKALQDGRVGGAALDVYDPEPLPADSVLRAAPNVLLTPHLAASTAEAQARVATEIASALGDALLRSDFSAAVNLAAFPK